One window of the Benincasa hispida cultivar B227 chromosome 3, ASM972705v1, whole genome shotgun sequence genome contains the following:
- the LOC120073978 gene encoding putative pentatricopeptide repeat-containing protein At3g11460, mitochondrial has product MNALSTPWNTQIRELAKRCQFLQVLILYPQMLRHGDRPNAFTFPFALKSCAALSLPRLGEQFHGQIIKVGCEFEPFVQTGLISMYCRGSSVENARKVFNENSHSKMLTVCYNALISGYVSNSKCSDAILLFRQMNEESVPVNSVTLLGLIPVCVSPINLELGLSLHGFTLKYGLDLDVSVVNCFITMYMKCGSVNYAQKLFDEMPVKGLISWNAMVSGYAQNGMATNVLELYHNMDKHGVHPDPVTLVGVLSSCANLGAQGVGHEVEFKIQASGFTNNPFLNNALINMYARCGNLTKAQAVFDEMPERTLVSWTAIIGGYGMHGHGEIAVQLFEEMIRSGIVPDGTAFVSVLSACSHAGLTDQGLEYFKMIKRNYQLEPGPEHYSCMVDLLGRAGRLNEARNLIESMPIKPDGAVWGALLGACKIHKNVELAELAFERVIELEPENIGYYVLLSNIYSNTMNSKGVLRIRIMMKERKLKKNPGCSYVELKGRVHPFVVGDRNHPQAEEIYRVLEELEALVQEFGEPKKDYGEESKGEFITGVGVHSEKLAVAFGLLNTMAGTEVVIIKNLRICEDCHLFFKMVSKIVHRQLTVRDATRFHHFRNGSCSCKDYW; this is encoded by the coding sequence ATGAACGCTCTCTCAACGCCATGGAACACTCAGATCAGAGAATTAGCAAAACGATGTCAATTTCTTCAGGTTCTAATTCTCTATCCCCAAATGCTTCGCCATGGTGATCGCCCCAATGCCTTCACTTTCCCGTTTGCTCTCAAATCCTGCGCGGCCCTCTCCCTCCCCAGACTCGGCGAACAATTCCATGGTCAAATTATCAAAGTTGGGTGTGAATTTGAACCTTTTGTGCAAACTGGTTTGATTTCTATGTACTGCAGAGGTTCTTCTGTCGAGAATGCCCGTAAAGTATTCAATGAGAATTCCCATTCCAAAATGCTTACTGTTTGCTACAATGCTTTGATTTCTGGCTATGTTTCGAATTCAAAATGTTCTGACGCGATTCTTTTGTTTCGCCAAATGAATGAAGAGAGTGTCCCTGTTAATTCAGTTACTTTGCTGGGTTTGATCCCAGTTTGTGTATCTCCGATTAATTTGGAGCTTGGATTGTCTCTACATGGCTTCACATTGAAATATGGATTGGATTTAGATGTCTCTGTTGTTAACTGCTTTATTACTATGTACATGAAATGTGGCTCGGTTAATTATGCACAGAAGCTATTTGATGAAATGCCTGTGAAGGGTTTGATTTCTTGGAACGCTATGGTTTCTGGGTACGCACAAAATGGAATGGCAACTAATGTTTTGGAGCTCTATCATAACATGGATAAGCATGGGGTTCACCCTGATCCTGTAACTCTTGTTGGGGTTTTATCATCTTGCGCTAACCTTGGCGCTCAGGGTGTTGGCCATGAGGTAGAATTTAAGATCCAAGCAAGTGGGTTTACCAATAATCCATTTCTGAATAATGCTTTGATCAATATGTACGCAAGGTGTGGCAATTTAACAAAGGCACAAGCTGTGTTTGATGAAATGCCTGAGAGAACATTAGTTTCATGGACAGCAATTATAGGTGGCTATGGAATGCATGGACATGGAGAAATTGCAGTGCAGCTTTTCGAAGAGATGATAAGGAGTGGCATTGTACCTGATGGAACTGCATTTGTAAGTGTCTTGTCTGCCTGTAGTCATGCAGGGCTCACTGATCAGGGCTTGGAATACTTCAAGATGATCAAAAGAAACTATCAATTGGAACCAGGTCCAGAACATTATTCGTGTATGGTGGATCTTCTGGGAAGAGCAGGGCGGCTTAACGAAGCTCGAAATCTCATTGAATCCATGCCAATAAAGCCTGATGGTGCCGTCTGGGGAGCTCTTCTGGGTGCTTGTAAGATCCACAAGAATGTTGAATTAGCAGAGTTGGCTTTTGAACGTGTGATCGAGCTTGAACCAGAAAACATAGGATACTATGTCTTGTTATCAAACATTTACTCTAATACCATGAATTCAAAAGGGGTTTTGAGGATCCGGATTATGATGAAGGAGAGGAAGCTGAAGAAGAATCCTGGATGTAGCTATGTTGAATTGAAGGGCAGAGTTCATCCATTTGTAGTTGGGGATAGAAACCATCCTCAGGCTGAAGAGATATATAGAGTTTTGGAAGAATTAGAAGCGTTAGTGCAGGAATTTGGAGAGCCTAAGAAGGATTATGGAGAAGAAAGCAAGGGAGAATTTATTACTGGAGTTGGAGTTCATAGTGAAAAGTTGGCTGTGGCTTTTGGACTCCTGAATACCATGGCTGGGACTGAAGTCGTGATCATAAAAAATCTTAGGATATGTGAAGATTGTCACTTGTTTTTCAAGATGGTTAGCAAAATTGTGCATCGTCAATTAACTGTTAGAGATGCTACTCGCTTCCACCATTTTAGAAACGGGAGTTGTTCTTGTAAAGATTATTGGTAG
- the LOC120072807 gene encoding probable small nuclear ribonucleoprotein G, which produces MSRSGQPPDLKKYMDKKLQIKLNANRLVIGTLRGFDQFMNLVVDNTVEVNGNEKTDIGMVVIRGNSVVTVEALEPVNRMQ; this is translated from the exons ATGAGTAGGTCAGGACAGCCTCCAGATCTAAAAAA ATACATGGACAAGAAGCTTCAGA TAAAACTCAATGCTAATCGCTTGGTAATTGGAACTCTTCGTGGGTTTGACCAATTTATGAATCTAGTGGTTGACAACACTGTGGAAGTGAATGGCAACGAGAAAACTGATATTGGCATGGTG GTGATTAGGGGCAATAGTGTGGTCACTGTTGAAGCACTTGAACCTGTAAACAGGATGCAGTGA